The Gordonia terrae genome contains the following window.
TGGCCAGGGAGCCCCCGTACTCGTCGGTCCGACGGTTGAGGTTGGGGCTCAGGAACGAGCTGGCCAGGTAATTGTGACCGAGATGGACCTCGACCGCGTCGAAACCGGTCTCGATTGCCATCGTCGCGGCTTCCCCATGTGCCCGGATCACCCGCTCGAGGTCCTCGGTGGATGCGGCACCCACGGTTCGCAGGAACTGCATGTTGAAATAGCGGCTGGGTGCGAGGGGTTTGGTCTGGGTTTCTTTTCCGTTGTTCACCGGTCCGGAGTGGCCGATCTGAGCGGAAATGGCTGCGCCCACGGCGTGGACGGCGTCGGTCAGCCGTTGCAAACCCGGACGTGCCTCGGGGCGCCACAGGATCTGATGCTGGTCGATCCGGCCGTCCGGGCTGACGGCGCAGTATGCGACGGTGGTCATCCCGACACCGCCTCGCGCATGCTCAACGTGGAAATCGATGAGTGGGTCGGTCACCAGACCGTTTCGGGCCATGTTCTCGTATGTCGCGGCCTTGAGCGTTCGATTGCGCAGCTGAACCGGTCCGAGTCGCGCCGGGGACAGTACGTCGGGGTGTGCACTCATGGAGTTGTCCTTACCTAGAAGATCGAGCGCGGGCTGTGCGCTCGATGTCAAGAGGCCAGGTCGTAAAGGCCTGCCAGTTTCTCGAGTTGGTCACAGTAGTGCGAAGCCGACGAGGCCGTGAACCCAGCGCTGATCGTGGTGGCTCCGGCCTGCACGAGACGATCGATGGCACGGCGCGTGCCGTCTTCGTCGTCGGCCGGGTCGAGCCGCCCGGCCGACAGCACGACGTCGAAACCAGGCGGTAGCTCGTGCTGGTCGAGCAGGGTCTCCAGTTCCTCCGGCGACAAGCCGAAAGGCACCCAGCCATCGCCCAATTCGATTGCTCGCCGAAGAGATCGAGCGGTCCGACCACCGATCCAGAACGGTACGTGGGACTGCACCGCGTGGGGTTCCACGACAAGGTCGGAGAACTCATAGAACTCTCCTCGGTACCGCGGCACGTTCGTCGACATCGCTGCGCGCAACGCAGCCAGGGCGTCATCGGCGCGCGCGCCGCGATCGGCGAATGGGACGGAGAGTAGCTCGAACTCGTCTCGCAGAGACCCGACACCAAGGCCCAGAATGAGGCGGCCGGCGCTGATGGAGTCGAGAGTGCCGTAGCGCTTGGCGATCTCGAGCGGATGGTGGTAACCGAGGACCAGGACCAGGGTCGCGAGTTTGATCCGTTCGGTGCGACCGGCCAGGAAGCCGAGCGTCGCCAACGGATCCCAGTATGTCCCGCCGCGGTGCCGTGCGATAGTGACCGGAACCGCGACGTGTTCGCTACAGGTGAGGTGGTTGAAGCCGAGCGAGTCCGCCGTCGTGGCGATGCGGGCGAGATCGGCGACGTCGGCGGACTCTTCCCAATCCCCGTGCGCTCCGGGGAAGCGGGTGACGATGGGCGAGGTGATGCCGATCCGCACGGTGCGCAGTTCTTCCTGTTACCGGGGACCGACGGAGCCGGAGCGGCTTTCACGTTCGGTGAAGATCAACTTGTCTGGATCCGGTTGCCGGAGCATCGTCCAGTAGTCGACCAGACGCCACGGGCACGGAACGATCGGCCGTCCTTCGTCGTTGCGGTAGTAGCCCGTCGTGCCCTTACCTGGGTGGGCCCAGACCGTCTTGTCCAGAGCCTCGTCCACGCGTCTGTTGTACTCGACGAGCGCTTCTCGCCTGACATCGACCGAGGACTTGTCGTTCTCCACCAGGTACTGCAGGCATTCGATGATGTAGTGGACGTGTTCCTCGCTCGTGATGCTGTGTCCGGCACCGTGATTGGGGGCCGCATTGGGTCCCGCGGTCACGAACAGGTTTGGAAAGCCGTCCACCTGGATCCCGAGGTACGCGCGCGGGTCGTTGCCGCCGTCCCAGCGATCTGACAGCTTCTCACCGTTGCGCCCGGTGATGTCGATGAACGACGCGTACTCGACCTTGAAACCGGTTGCGAGCACGATGACGTCGGTCTCGATGCGTTCGCCGTTGCTGAGGATGATCCCGTGGGTGTCGACCCGAGCCGGAGAGGCACGGTGCAGAGAAACGTTGTCGCGTTTGAGTGCTGCGAAGAAACCCGGGTCCTTGACTATGCGCTTGGCGTACGGGCGGACGGTGGGAGTCAGCTTCTCCTTGAG
Protein-coding sequences here:
- a CDS encoding TIGR03619 family F420-dependent LLM class oxidoreductase, whose translation is MRIGITSPIVTRFPGAHGDWEESADVADLARIATTADSLGFNHLTCSEHVAVPVTIARHRGGTYWDPLATLGFLAGRTERIKLATLVLVLGYHHPLEIAKRYGTLDSISAGRLILGLGVGSLRDEFELLSVPFADRGARADDALAALRAAMSTNVPRYRGEFYEFSDLVVEPHAVQSHVPFWIGGRTARSLRRAIELGDGWVPFGLSPEELETLLDQHELPPGFDVVLSAGRLDPADDEDGTRRAIDRLVQAGATTISAGFTASSASHYCDQLEKLAGLYDLAS